The following coding sequences lie in one Fibrobacter sp. UWB15 genomic window:
- a CDS encoding FISUMP domain-containing protein: protein MKKFLIKPIIATIAITLFACSGEGTASSPENETSETESSSSAKNSSDSSKGSSSSENSKGYSSSSQGKSSSSGATSSSQNSGSSSSSADTNTTPYSFSYIHEWGETIIDLQKMQVTDKRDGHVYDIEIQADSSIHMIQPINYEIPDQSWCFNDYAPNCEKYGRLYKWGETLRNTNLRRSCSPDLEDPCPSGWTWNSNGTKGFYAGYRNYDGEYLGFGEVQMYWTLSAQSTMETNQTCDESVYVTEFCSDSTKASCYSSYGKTLYRNNAVYIHCRSLLSIIIPDSITLPKSTYEIPKYDTTKIAQEYAGAYGEIIDERDGNIYKTVKIGEQTWMAENLKFAIDSSWCHSHDCEANEYLGRYYAWAGANNYSYSDSIDWPVQGVCPDGWHIPTREEWDTLLKYVLDITGGHSVAKALTTAQPWGAREHGGYNTFGFNITPTGQVYCYNWRVVDEAKHFSNPEVGAFFMVSGSGSSRTALKFGSPEKNIEPSFYTTTGDTRVYPSIRCIKGEGSRGIHPSEEEKGN from the coding sequence ATGAAAAAGTTTCTGATCAAGCCAATCATTGCAACCATTGCGATTACATTATTCGCATGCAGCGGCGAGGGAACAGCCTCATCTCCAGAAAACGAAACGTCAGAAACGGAATCGTCTTCTTCCGCCAAGAATTCAAGCGATTCTTCAAAGGGTTCTTCTTCCTCAGAGAATTCAAAAGGCTATTCTTCAAGCTCGCAAGGCAAGAGTTCCTCTAGTGGAGCAACATCCTCTTCACAAAATTCAGGTTCATCCAGTTCTAGCGCCGACACCAACACGACTCCCTATTCCTTTTCATACATCCACGAATGGGGAGAGACAATCATAGACCTACAAAAGATGCAGGTTACTGACAAGCGAGACGGGCATGTCTACGACATAGAAATCCAAGCGGACAGTTCCATTCACATGATCCAGCCAATCAACTACGAGATCCCGGATCAAAGTTGGTGCTTTAACGATTATGCCCCAAACTGCGAAAAATACGGTCGTCTCTACAAATGGGGCGAGACACTCAGGAACACAAATCTCCGTAGATCCTGCTCCCCCGATCTTGAGGATCCATGCCCCTCCGGATGGACATGGAACAGTAATGGAACAAAAGGATTTTACGCAGGATATCGCAACTACGATGGCGAATACTTAGGATTTGGCGAGGTTCAAATGTATTGGACTTTATCCGCTCAAAGCACAATGGAAACAAACCAGACCTGCGACGAATCAGTCTACGTTACCGAGTTTTGCAGCGACTCAACAAAGGCGTCGTGCTATTCGTCTTACGGGAAAACCCTATACAGAAATAACGCCGTCTACATTCATTGCAGATCGCTCCTTTCTATAATCATCCCCGATTCCATTACTTTACCCAAATCAACCTACGAAATTCCTAAATACGACACGACAAAAATCGCCCAGGAATACGCAGGGGCCTACGGAGAAATCATCGATGAACGCGACGGAAACATTTATAAAACCGTCAAAATTGGCGAACAGACATGGATGGCAGAAAACCTAAAATTCGCCATTGACAGCAGTTGGTGTCATAGCCACGATTGCGAAGCCAACGAGTACCTCGGACGTTACTACGCATGGGCCGGTGCAAACAATTATTCCTACAGCGATTCCATAGATTGGCCCGTTCAAGGGGTCTGCCCTGACGGTTGGCACATTCCAACCCGCGAAGAATGGGATACGCTACTTAAATACGTTCTAGACATTACTGGTGGACATTCCGTTGCAAAAGCCCTCACGACTGCACAGCCCTGGGGGGCAAGGGAACACGGCGGATATAACACTTTCGGATTCAATATTACACCCACTGGTCAAGTGTACTGCTACAACTGGCGTGTTGTGGATGAGGCTAAACATTTCAGCAACCCAGAAGTCGGAGCTTTCTTTATGGTCTCTGGCAGCGGTTCTTCCCGAACAGCCCTCAAATTCGGAAGTCCCGAAAAAAATATAGAACCGAGTTTCTACACAACCACAGGCGACACTCGCGTCTACCCCAGTATTCGATGCATTAAGGGCGAAGGTTCTCGCGGCATTCATCCAAGCGAAGAAGAAAAAGGAAACTAA